From Piliocolobus tephrosceles isolate RC106 unplaced genomic scaffold, ASM277652v3 unscaffolded_34994, whole genome shotgun sequence:
TGATAATCAGTAACACTACCTCTCCAGCAAATAATACCATTTCTGAAATTCCAAGTTTACAGGTTTGTGACAGTTGGAGAGTGGGTCTGGAAGTATCTTACTATTTTCTACTTCACTTATTTCATTACTATGTGTATTCTTAGTTTTCTTCAGAGCAATGTGTCCATCTGAATTCCTGGGCATCTAACAGAATTTCTGAGTTAAAGATCCTGTAATATCAACTAATCAATTAACTAATTTATAAAAAATCTTCTTTATCATATAAACTGAATactaaataattacaaaataaatgtattactcAGGCAAATATTGTCCTAAATACTGTTATTTTGCCTATAATGCTTAATGAGTATAGTATAGTGAAGTATGAGAATTAATGATTATTCTGTATATATGCACAGGTATGTACAGGTGTTAGTGTACATGAGCACATTCAAAAACAGCATTGGAGATGGGACTCACATCTGAATGTTTAGGACACTATAGGTGGTCTTTTGATGGTATATTCAAGAGTgtcattgttttcatatttaaataagaCAGCCTGTTGCTAGCAAGCACAGAACAAAATGATTAAATGGGAAGGAGTTGATTCAGAGATTTAACAGCCAAAAAGTTTGGCAGAGCTAGATGATGGCAGAGTGCAGCAGTGAGAAAAAGACTCCATTTTAGTGAcagaaaaaatccacaaaaaccCACAGCATTAAACATTATTTATGGATACTTTTTCTCTTCACTtgttaattttaaagttttcagttACATGTTTCCATATCAGAtgacattattattttcacatacaGTTATTTAGGTCACCAAGGAGGTTTCTTTTGTTACTGTTCTGGGTTACagcgtattttttttttttttttttttttttttttggttcatctTACTTCCCCCTAAACAGGAATCAGAAAATGACTTTGTGAAACTTGAATTTCCTGGTTCTAGATAAAGACTATCTAAGCAGAATTTTAATCCTTTGTAAATTCATTTTTACAAGCTGAATCACTGCTGTCATTACAATGTAAATCTTAATTGTTTTAAACGTCAGATTTGTCACACATTTTCCATCCTTCTTTATGTAAATACGTCCCAGGTATTTtcctaataaatacataaactaatTTGGGTTTCTTTGCCTATGAATCATAGAATTGTATGCCTTAAATGGCTTAGAAAAGAAGGTATGCGCCTCTTCTAGAAGCCCTTACaatttcttaattcttttaagtttttttcatgAAAGTAAAGTGCTGTGAAGCTAAGGCTTGGCTTATGAAAACTTCTAGGTAATATGCATCTTCAAAATAACCTATAAAGAAGTCGCTTTATTTTGCTACAGGCCTAAATACGTCGACAATGCTTTTTTCTAGGTCTTAAGACaagttatatacattttttaatattaagattTTAACTCATACGAAATATGAAGTATCCTGTCCTTTTACCTGGGATGCTCAACAAAGTCTTAATTACTATTACAACTGATTTAAAATCTTACTGAGAATCTGTCATACCTGATCTAGGTGACTAACTCACATACCGTGATAACGACTTCAACAGCTGTCATCATGTGGCAATCTGAAATTAGATTCCTCATTTCTTTTAAACCAGTGTAATTATATATctctaatattctttttaaattggaGTCTGTTAGGTTCTTTGTCCTACTTGCAAAACACAGGAAGAACTTCCTTTGGTAGAGAGTAACTAAACCAAGAACATGGTTTCTATgatgaaatgcaaattctcaaaCAAAATCCTTCTTTTCAAAATATGAGACAGTAACTCACAGTCCCCACATTTCCAGTAGTTAAAGCAAAAGGCTGAACAAGCGTGCTCAGAATGGATCCTTGGGATCTATAGTATTTAATTCTGTTGGAAGCTGATCTCTCTAAATATTTCAGTCTGGATGCTTCAGAATGCAATGACAGGTCTTTGGGTTAATACATTTCAGTACCACAAAGGTCTGCTTCACATTTGTTCCTGCCACTTAGAGATGATCAGGTGTGCACCCCTCTGTCCCAGTGGGAAACAAATAAGGGTGTTTCTCACATAtgagtctttttctttcagaatgaatCTCCCTGACCTTAGGTTCTCATCCCTTCTCAATTCGCCTGGGAAGTTATTGCTTGTttgaactgaaaaatacagttaAGATCCACCTAGACAATTATCCCAAACCTTTAAGCAGGACAGTTAAGTAAATCGCATTTTTAATATGGTcatcacagttttaaaatttaaatttggaaGGAAACATATATTCTCTTCTGTCATTTGACTTTCTGATTTCATACCTTTTTCAATTTCTCCAAATGGGAGCTGCTCTTATCTTGAGTGGATCCTTTTACACAGTGGTTTTTCTAATGGTTGATCTTTATAATGCACGGTTCTCACACATATCTGTGTCCTAGTATGTGATATACTTACAGAACTAGGCAGTCTAGTTCTGTTCCGTGTATACTGCAGTGATACTTCTGTGCCCTGCGCTGAGATGCTTCCACTGGTTAGTGGTGCTTCCTCTGCTCTGTGATTCTAACCACAGCAACAGAAGCAATCACCAACAATCATCAGTCTCTGATATGATTACAGAAAAGCCATGAAAGACGAACTATGAAAGGGAGGTGAGACATCCAGCAAGAGCGTCCTGAAGTGAGGAGTCCatgaaactgtccccatgatacctgttcagttttttttaaaaaaagaacataagaaacacacaaacaaaaagaacacgaGGCTTCCAGCTTTGGTAGAACCTGTTTTGACATGGCCAAAATGTAAGAATCTTAGGGCAGGTATGGTGTCGTGTCCATTTTAGTGAAACAAGAGACTCTCCTGTTCGACTTCCcaatgctggtaatcccagcgcATTGGGAGGTCgaacaggagaatctcttgtggtcagcctgggcaacacagcgagaccctgtctctaaaaaaaaaaaaaaagcaaaaattagccgggcatggtggcacgttcctgtgattccagctacttgtgaggctgaggcaggaggattgcttgagcccaggagttcaaggctacagcaagctgtgatcgtgtcactgccctctagcctgggcaacacagtgggaccctgtcttcagaaaaaaaaaaaaaatcatataccaTGATATTTCTCCAATGAGCCTCGACCTCCACAAGATGCTAAGAATACCCAAACCCTATCATACAGAGAGGCAAAAAGAAGGTATTCTCCGGCGTTCAGGGTGGTTAGCGTGGGCTGGATGCTTACCTGGGTCGGGCCTCAGGGGATAGCTGTGGGTCACCGAAGGAGGGGCTCCGGGAGGCCGCCTGCTGCAGGGAGGAGCTGTGCATGTGCTTTGGGGACTGTGGCACTTCAGTGAAGGAGGAGTCTCGCCCAGACAAAGAGAAGGTCGAGGAACTCTCTGCTGCTGGGGACAGGTCATGGGCCTGCTGGGTGGCACTCAGCTCTTGACCTCGTCTTTGGTTTTCTACGTTCAGCAGCACCTCCGGGTCGGAAGCGCCGTCACCCCCATGGAGGGCATAGTCCTTGGATTCACCTGCACAGGTCCTGAGCCCCATCGTCTCGGTCCTGGGGTACGGAGAACTCGCATCTCTGCTTGACTCTTCCTGTTTGTCACTTTTTCCTCCTCGTTTTTCGACAGCATCAGGCTCCTTTCTGGACTTGGTATAGCGGGATAAATACTCAGAGTCCGCCTCGGGATCCAGGGTCAGCCCGTATTTCTCTGCTAGCTGTCGCCTTCTTTCTGCTTTGTACCTTGCAATTCTTTCGGCTTTGGACTCCAGACTGTGGGTGTCCATGGTACCCGAACCATAGGGTGAGTCACCGTGGACGCCAGAGGTTTCTGTGCAGTATTTGGATCGAGTTTGCTTTTCTAGAGGAGAATCAGAAGTTTCCTCCTCTTCATTTGATCGGCCTACAAGAAGGTCACATGGATGAGAGGTATAGATTTCAAGTAAAGACACGTATTTACACATAGAGTGACACTCTCTACTGCACACAGCACACACCTGGGTGCCCATGCTGTGAAGGACCAGTTTCTCACTGAGGGGTGTTCACCTGAAGTGATTATTTACCTGGACTGCTGAAGAAGTCAGAGATCTGCAGTGAAATCTACAAAGGCTGTGAATGTGCATGTTCTGCAAGCCCCGTAACATGTGGCTTTAACTTAAGCTCAGCCCCTTCACTCCCGAGAGCGCCTCAGTTCAGTGCTTGTTCAGTGCTTATTTCCCCTTACTGATTTACCCTTTTTGGTGGAGTTCAGTATTTCACGTGGGAGGCCATAAAATGAGTTCAGAGTCCTCTGGGAAAGACACCAGACAACTGAGCTGCTGCCATTAGACAAGTGATGGATGCTGGTTTCCCGGGATCTGAGAGTAATCGTAACTATATGGCCCATAGCATTATTCaccaggcttttcttttttacagaagTGTTTTTTTCCCAATTATAACACACATGCCTGATGTAGGAAATATCTAATATggggcctggcatagtggctcacacctgtaatcccagcgctttgggaaactgagatgggagggtggctggaggccaggagttcgagaccagcctgggtaacatagtgagaccctgcctctgcaaaaattattttaaaaattagctgggcatgatggcacatgtccatggtgccagctactcaggaggctgaggtgggcagatagcttgagcccaggagtttaaggctgcagtaagctatgatcaatcgtgccactgaactctaacctgagcaagagagcaagaccttgtctcaaaaaaaaaaaccacaaaaaacctACCAATCATCACCCTACAaactaataacattt
This genomic window contains:
- the LOC113222785 gene encoding supervillin-like, with the protein product MKRKERIARRLEGIENDTQPILLQSCTGLVTHRLLEEDTPRYMRASDPASPHIGRSNEEEETSDSPLEKQTRSKYCTETSGVHGDSPYGSGTMDTHSLESKAERIARYKAERRRQLAEKYGLTLDPEADSEYLSRYTKSRKEPDAVEKRGGKSDKQEESSRDASSPYPRTETMGLRTCAGESKDYALHGGDGASDPEVLLNVENQRRGQELSATQQAHDLSPAAESSSTFSLSGRDSSFTEVPQSPKHMHSSSLQQAASRSPSFGDPQLSPEARPRYHGDSFMDSSLQDALAGCLTSLS